Proteins encoded by one window of Salmonirosea aquatica:
- the guaB gene encoding IMP dehydrogenase, translating into MSNYPAKVLYEALTYDDVLLLPAYSEVLPRDTSTVTQLTRNIRLNIPLISAAMDTVTEYELAIAMAQEGGIGMIHKNMSLEAQAEQVRKVKRSESGMILDPITLREEANLGDAQQIMGEFKIGGIPVVDKNRKLVGILTNRDLRFQRDMSRPVTEIMTRENLITASEGLSLDDAESILQEYKIEKLPIVDKDYRLTGLITYKDILKRKSHPNACKDEYGRLRVGAAVGVTPDLIQRVEALLKAGVDVVSLDTAHGHSRGVIEAAKSIKQKFPDLQVIAGNIATGAAAKALAEAGVDAVKVGVGPGSICTTRIIAGIGVPQLSAVIEAAEALKGTGIPVIADGGIRYSGDVTKALAGGASTVMIGSMLAGTDEAPGEIVIYEGRKFKAYRGMGSVEAMEDGSKDRYFQDAEDDVKKLVPEGIVGRVPFKGKVSEILYQIVGGVKAGMGYCGAGDIPALQEAQFVKITSAGVRESHPHDIMIQKEAPNYSAR; encoded by the coding sequence ATGAGCAACTACCCAGCCAAAGTCCTCTACGAGGCACTCACCTACGACGACGTTCTGCTATTACCTGCCTATTCGGAGGTACTTCCGCGCGACACCAGCACCGTAACCCAGCTTACCCGCAACATCCGGCTCAATATTCCCCTCATTTCGGCGGCCATGGACACCGTCACGGAATACGAACTCGCCATCGCTATGGCGCAGGAGGGCGGCATCGGCATGATTCACAAAAACATGAGCCTGGAAGCCCAGGCCGAGCAGGTGCGAAAGGTTAAGCGCTCCGAGAGCGGCATGATTCTCGATCCCATTACCCTCCGCGAGGAAGCCAACCTGGGCGATGCCCAGCAAATCATGGGTGAATTCAAGATCGGGGGGATTCCGGTAGTAGACAAGAACCGCAAACTGGTTGGAATACTTACCAACCGCGACCTCCGCTTCCAACGCGACATGAGTCGCCCGGTTACGGAGATTATGACCCGTGAAAACCTCATTACAGCATCGGAAGGCCTTTCACTGGACGACGCCGAGTCTATCCTACAGGAGTACAAGATCGAAAAGCTGCCCATTGTGGATAAAGATTATCGCCTCACGGGCCTTATCACTTACAAAGATATTCTGAAGCGGAAATCGCACCCCAATGCCTGTAAAGACGAGTACGGTCGCCTGCGGGTAGGCGCGGCGGTAGGCGTCACGCCGGATTTGATCCAACGCGTGGAGGCCTTACTGAAAGCAGGAGTGGATGTGGTAAGTCTCGATACCGCCCATGGCCACTCGCGGGGTGTGATTGAAGCGGCCAAATCCATTAAACAGAAATTTCCCGATTTGCAGGTGATCGCCGGCAACATCGCCACGGGCGCAGCAGCTAAGGCGCTGGCCGAAGCGGGCGTGGATGCTGTGAAGGTAGGCGTGGGACCGGGTAGTATCTGCACCACCCGAATCATTGCCGGTATTGGGGTACCTCAGCTGTCGGCCGTTATCGAGGCAGCTGAAGCTTTAAAAGGCACCGGCATCCCCGTCATCGCCGACGGCGGTATCCGCTACTCGGGCGACGTAACCAAAGCGCTGGCTGGTGGCGCCAGCACAGTGATGATCGGCTCCATGTTGGCTGGTACCGACGAGGCGCCGGGCGAAATCGTGATCTACGAAGGACGCAAGTTCAAAGCCTACCGGGGCATGGGTTCAGTGGAGGCGATGGAGGACGGTTCTAAAGACCGTTACTTTCAGGACGCCGAGGACGATGTGAAGAAACTGGTACCTGAAGGCATCGTAGGCAGGGTACCTTTCAAGGGGAAAGTATCCGAAATCCTGTACCAGATCGTGGGGGGTGTGAAGGCAGGAATGGGCTATTGCGGCGCGGGCGACATCCCGGCTTTGCAGGAAGCACAATTTGTAAAAATCACCAGCGCGGGCGTGCGCGAAAGTCACCCGCATGATATTATGATTCAAAAGGAAGCACCGAATTATTCGGCTCGGTAA
- a CDS encoding SDR family oxidoreductase, giving the protein MNKKRILITGSNGLLGQKLVELLIQKPGIQLIATARGDNRLPFVEGYEYYPLDITEAAQVREVLELTRPDVVIHTAAMTNVDQCESEKEACWAQNVKAVEYLVEACREQDTFLLHLSTDFIFDGAEGPYDEEAEANPLSFYGWSKYAAEKVLINSGAFAAPIRWAIARTVLVYGIAHDMSRSNIILWVKKSLEEAKNINVVTDQWRTPTLAEDLAVGCYLIAEKEAEGVFNISGKDLLTPYEMAIMTADYFGLDQSLIAEADSTTFTQPAKRPARTGFILDKPRKTLGYEPHSFREGIEILAGQIGG; this is encoded by the coding sequence TTGAATAAAAAGCGCATTCTTATTACCGGTTCTAATGGCTTACTGGGCCAGAAACTCGTTGAGTTATTAATTCAAAAGCCGGGCATTCAGCTCATCGCCACCGCCCGGGGCGACAATCGCCTGCCGTTTGTCGAAGGCTACGAGTATTATCCGCTGGACATCACGGAGGCAGCACAAGTCCGTGAGGTGCTGGAATTGACCCGACCCGACGTAGTGATTCATACCGCTGCCATGACCAATGTGGATCAGTGCGAGAGTGAGAAGGAGGCTTGCTGGGCCCAAAATGTCAAGGCTGTGGAGTACCTGGTGGAGGCTTGCCGGGAACAGGATACGTTCCTGTTACACCTTTCTACCGATTTTATTTTCGACGGCGCCGAAGGTCCCTACGACGAAGAGGCCGAGGCCAATCCGTTAAGCTTTTATGGCTGGAGCAAATACGCCGCCGAGAAGGTACTGATCAACTCCGGAGCGTTTGCTGCCCCCATCCGCTGGGCCATTGCCCGCACGGTGCTGGTGTACGGCATAGCGCATGACATGAGCCGCAGCAACATCATTTTGTGGGTAAAGAAATCGCTGGAGGAAGCCAAAAATATCAACGTCGTGACCGACCAGTGGCGCACACCTACCCTGGCCGAGGATTTGGCCGTGGGATGCTACCTGATCGCGGAAAAAGAAGCCGAAGGGGTTTTTAATATTTCGGGCAAAGACCTGCTGACGCCTTACGAAATGGCGATAATGACGGCCGATTATTTCGGGCTGGACCAATCTCTCATCGCCGAAGCTGACTCAACCACCTTCACCCAACCCGCTAAACGCCCTGCCCGTACGGGATTTATTCTGGACAAGCCCCGCAAAACGCTAGGGTACGAACCACACAGTTTCCGGGAAGGTATCGAGATTCTGGCCGGGCAGATTGGGGGGTAG
- a CDS encoding peptidylprolyl isomerase, with protein sequence MKKHCVLALLIMLVITLATSVQAQKKKKKDYLVTITTEAGPMRLVLFDETPLHKANFIKLAQEKFYDGLLFHRVIDAFMIQGGDPDSRNAKPKEPLGNGSVGYKIPAEIRPELFHQKGALGAARDNNPQKESSGCQFYIVQGRPLTGPDLDRQLARVVGKDGTPRKPTEAQKKTYETLGGTPHLDGGYTVFGQVIDGLAVIDSIAAKPRDARDRPLKDVPMKVSVEQMKKKKITKKYGYSFE encoded by the coding sequence ATGAAGAAACATTGTGTTTTGGCGTTGCTGATTATGCTGGTAATCACACTGGCTACGTCGGTACAAGCGCAGAAAAAAAAGAAAAAAGACTACCTCGTGACGATTACGACCGAGGCAGGTCCCATGCGACTCGTTCTATTCGATGAGACACCCCTGCACAAAGCCAACTTTATTAAGCTGGCGCAGGAAAAATTCTACGACGGTCTGCTGTTTCATCGCGTCATCGACGCTTTTATGATCCAGGGCGGAGATCCTGATTCGCGCAATGCCAAGCCCAAAGAACCCCTGGGTAACGGGAGTGTGGGTTATAAAATCCCGGCGGAAATCAGACCCGAGCTGTTTCATCAGAAGGGAGCCTTGGGAGCGGCCCGCGACAACAACCCCCAAAAGGAATCGAGCGGGTGCCAATTTTATATCGTGCAAGGCCGCCCCCTGACGGGCCCCGACCTGGACCGGCAACTGGCACGCGTGGTAGGTAAGGATGGTACCCCCCGCAAACCTACCGAAGCCCAGAAAAAGACATATGAAACCCTAGGAGGTACCCCGCACCTGGATGGGGGCTACACGGTGTTCGGGCAAGTAATTGACGGACTGGCCGTTATCGATTCTATCGCAGCAAAGCCCCGCGATGCGCGCGACCGACCTTTGAAAGACGTTCCGATGAAGGTATCGGTGGAGCAGATGAAGAAGAAAAAGATTACCAAGAAGTATGGGTACTCATTCGAGTGA
- a CDS encoding BamA/TamA family outer membrane protein — protein MLHHYRIIIVLLAQWLMVAGSGYAQVSEPFAADSTHIQKNDTLYKDTVAASDTVTIGNISIEGNYRTLTPIILREMAIKVGDTLPEHDLERRLEIDRRKIVNTNLFITVDMQHFVDPQDSTQVDVRILVKERLYFVILPVFELADRNFNEWWYERNHDFRRTTYGLFMSYLNLTGRADRLTLSAVFGFVPRYDILYSVPYIDRQMKTGITSGISYTTNKTLPYRTWKDKLDYFNSENLNRERLIIYTTLRRRNKFYDNHLLDMRWVSMQLSDTLTRLNPNYLLDGRKTQNFFQFTYSYSYDRRDNVQYPLRGYRYGGQVSKLGLLPFDDLNQGYLYGWYNRYLPLGKKWFFNTGLTARLSMPTRQPYAQTLGLGFRRDLVRGYELYVIDGQHYFLSSNELKYKLFSFQKTFPWIPVRQLNTIPMTAYLNSFADLGYVRNYYPELSNTRLGNKLIAGAGVGLDVVTFYNLIIRFNYTINGLGQDRFFFQVGRSL, from the coding sequence ATGCTTCATCATTATCGGATTATTATTGTGCTTTTAGCCCAATGGCTGATGGTGGCAGGCAGTGGGTACGCCCAGGTATCTGAGCCATTTGCAGCGGATAGCACGCATATACAGAAGAACGATACTCTCTACAAAGACACGGTTGCGGCCAGTGATACGGTGACGATTGGCAACATAAGCATTGAAGGCAATTACCGTACGCTCACGCCGATCATCCTGCGCGAGATGGCCATAAAGGTAGGTGATACTCTACCCGAACATGATCTGGAACGACGCTTGGAGATCGACCGCCGCAAAATCGTCAACACCAACCTCTTTATTACCGTAGATATGCAGCATTTTGTGGACCCGCAGGATTCTACGCAGGTCGATGTGCGCATTTTGGTCAAAGAAAGGCTGTACTTTGTGATTCTCCCGGTTTTTGAATTGGCCGACCGCAATTTTAATGAGTGGTGGTACGAACGCAACCACGACTTCCGCCGTACTACGTATGGCCTGTTCATGAGCTACCTGAATCTCACGGGACGGGCCGACCGCCTGACGCTCTCGGCGGTGTTTGGTTTTGTGCCCCGGTACGATATTCTGTATTCGGTACCTTACATCGATCGGCAGATGAAAACCGGCATAACATCGGGAATTTCCTACACAACCAACAAAACGCTGCCTTACCGGACCTGGAAAGACAAACTGGATTATTTTAACAGTGAAAATCTGAATCGGGAAAGACTGATTATTTATACTACCCTGCGCCGCCGTAACAAGTTTTACGACAATCACCTGTTGGATATGCGCTGGGTTTCCATGCAGCTTTCCGATACCCTAACCCGGCTGAATCCTAATTACCTGCTCGATGGACGTAAAACCCAGAACTTCTTTCAATTTACGTACAGCTACAGCTACGACCGCCGCGACAATGTCCAGTACCCCCTGCGGGGTTACCGATATGGTGGGCAGGTGAGCAAGCTAGGCCTGTTACCTTTCGACGACCTGAATCAGGGGTACCTTTACGGGTGGTACAACCGCTACCTGCCGCTTGGCAAGAAGTGGTTTTTCAACACCGGACTGACGGCCCGGCTATCCATGCCGACCCGACAACCCTATGCGCAAACCCTGGGCCTAGGATTCAGGCGCGATCTGGTGCGGGGCTATGAACTGTACGTAATTGACGGACAGCATTATTTTCTTTCGAGCAATGAGCTAAAATACAAGTTGTTCAGTTTTCAGAAGACATTTCCCTGGATTCCCGTCCGTCAGTTGAATACCATCCCCATGACGGCCTACCTCAATTCATTTGCCGATCTGGGCTATGTGCGCAACTACTATCCCGAACTCAGCAACACGCGCCTGGGCAACAAGCTGATCGCCGGGGCCGGGGTAGGGCTGGATGTGGTTACGTTTTACAACCTGATCATTCGCTTCAACTACACCATCAACGGATTAGGCCAGGATCGGTTCTTTTTCCAGGTAGGTCGCTCTTTATAA
- a CDS encoding carbohydrate-binding family 9-like protein, with protein sequence MNSDSFEIRLSENVWYTLPQTHFRQATDGTILPQETIVRVKRSDDSLTVAFECREDPYWQQTTHTEHNASLWEQEVFEVFISAGAGTPSRYLELELNPRNALFVGWIDNPTGEGDANTLTMVPYEEAGITHHITGTTANSWRGELRIPLALINSGQPEGTLPTLYRINFYRIILLTAQNDPRWTCNPGNASFGCWSPTLSGKSPRFHRPERFGTLIFQ encoded by the coding sequence ATGAATTCCGACTCGTTTGAAATAAGGCTTTCTGAAAATGTGTGGTACACACTGCCCCAAACCCATTTCCGCCAGGCTACCGACGGTACGATCCTGCCGCAGGAAACGATCGTGCGGGTGAAGCGGAGTGACGACAGCCTGACTGTGGCGTTTGAATGCCGAGAAGACCCCTACTGGCAACAAACTACTCACACCGAGCATAATGCCAGTTTGTGGGAGCAGGAAGTGTTCGAAGTGTTCATTTCCGCGGGTGCAGGTACTCCTTCTCGCTACCTGGAGCTGGAATTGAATCCCCGTAATGCGCTGTTTGTGGGCTGGATCGACAATCCCACCGGTGAGGGCGACGCCAACACGCTCACCATGGTACCCTACGAAGAGGCGGGCATCACGCACCACATCACTGGCACTACGGCCAATTCGTGGCGGGGTGAACTGCGGATACCCCTGGCGCTGATCAACAGCGGGCAGCCGGAGGGTACCCTACCCACGCTGTACCGAATCAATTTTTATCGGATCATTCTCCTTACCGCCCAGAACGACCCCCGGTGGACCTGCAACCCAGGCAATGCATCTTTCGGGTGCTGGAGCCCTACCCTGAGTGGCAAATCACCCCGTTTTCATCGACCCGAACGCTTCGGCACGCTTATTTTTCAGTAA
- a CDS encoding carbohydrate kinase family protein: MGYSKKYALVAAGEFLADLIGEDFASDLLTTGTFRRVQGGSPANLAANLARLGHKSALVACVGADSLGKYLLQAIYPTGVNTEYVAIDPGQPTSLVLVSRTQGTPDFIAYRAADYQLQPDHFPNSLLNESAIFHTTCFGLSREPARSSLLDAARRARQSGALLSLDANYAPSIWPDRHEALEVIGKYIQDALVKLSDDDAERIFGSAVTPEQVLDFLHGKGARLVCYTLGARGSLISWEGGRHKVHVAVEPVEVLDATGAGDAYWAGFLSAYLDGYPPAQCTRAGGRIAAIKISSVAPLPNQINRNLLYE; the protein is encoded by the coding sequence ATGGGTTATTCAAAAAAATACGCCTTGGTCGCAGCCGGAGAGTTTTTAGCCGACCTGATTGGGGAAGACTTTGCCTCCGACCTACTCACTACGGGTACGTTCAGACGCGTGCAGGGAGGAAGCCCGGCCAACTTGGCGGCTAACCTGGCCCGGCTGGGGCACAAGTCGGCACTGGTTGCCTGTGTGGGCGCCGATTCTCTGGGAAAGTACCTCCTACAGGCGATATATCCCACGGGTGTAAATACCGAATACGTGGCGATCGACCCCGGCCAACCGACCAGTCTGGTACTAGTATCGCGTACTCAGGGTACCCCCGATTTCATCGCGTACCGCGCCGCTGACTACCAATTGCAACCCGACCATTTCCCTAATTCCCTGCTAAATGAATCGGCGATTTTTCACACTACCTGTTTTGGCCTGAGCCGCGAGCCCGCCCGATCGAGCCTCTTGGACGCCGCCCGCCGGGCCCGGCAGTCGGGAGCTCTGCTCAGTCTGGATGCCAACTACGCCCCCTCCATCTGGCCCGACCGCCATGAGGCTCTTGAAGTTATCGGGAAGTACATACAGGACGCGCTGGTTAAACTGAGCGACGATGATGCCGAGCGGATTTTTGGCTCCGCCGTAACGCCCGAGCAGGTATTGGACTTTTTACACGGAAAAGGAGCCCGCTTGGTATGCTATACCCTGGGAGCCAGAGGTAGCCTGATTTCATGGGAGGGCGGCCGACATAAGGTACACGTAGCCGTTGAGCCCGTTGAAGTCCTAGACGCCACAGGAGCGGGCGATGCCTATTGGGCCGGATTTCTCTCGGCTTACCTCGACGGGTACCCGCCCGCACAATGTACCCGTGCGGGTGGTCGGATAGCTGCCATCAAAATCAGTTCGGTGGCTCCACTCCCTAACCAAATAAACCGCAACCTGCTGTACGAATAA
- a CDS encoding AAA family ATPase translates to MYLPKIKELLDEMGKVVVGQEKLLNRLLISLFTGGHVLLEGVPGLAKTLTINILSRVLDLNFQRIQFTPDLLPADLIGTMIYKPKIGDYEVKKGPIFANIVLADEVNRSPAKVQSALLEAMQEKQVTIGNDTYPLDRPFLVLATQNPVEQEGTYPLPEAQLDRFMMKVYVDYLSKPEELEVMRRMADLNFDYRVNPVMTKDDIFAIRNEVNKVNISDTLERYIIELVFATRRPLDYSLRDEARYIQFGVSPRATIYLNLAAKALAYLEGRDYVLPEDIKELAPDIMNHRILLNYEAEADGVRTSTIIDSILRKVAIGG, encoded by the coding sequence ATGTATCTACCCAAAATAAAAGAACTGCTCGATGAAATGGGCAAAGTGGTTGTGGGGCAGGAAAAACTCCTCAACCGTTTGCTCATCAGTCTGTTTACGGGAGGCCACGTGCTACTCGAAGGCGTTCCCGGTTTGGCCAAAACCCTGACCATCAACATCCTGTCCAGGGTACTTGATCTGAACTTTCAACGGATCCAGTTCACCCCCGACCTGCTGCCCGCCGACCTGATCGGGACCATGATCTATAAACCCAAAATCGGCGACTACGAAGTAAAGAAGGGGCCTATATTCGCCAATATCGTGCTGGCCGACGAGGTGAACCGCTCACCCGCCAAGGTGCAGTCGGCCCTGCTGGAAGCCATGCAGGAAAAGCAGGTCACGATTGGGAACGATACCTACCCGCTCGACCGCCCTTTCCTGGTGCTGGCTACCCAGAATCCGGTGGAGCAAGAGGGTACCTACCCCTTGCCAGAAGCCCAGCTCGACCGCTTTATGATGAAAGTTTACGTGGATTATCTGTCCAAACCCGAAGAATTGGAGGTTATGCGCCGCATGGCTGATCTCAACTTCGACTATCGGGTAAACCCGGTCATGACTAAGGACGATATTTTCGCGATCCGCAATGAGGTCAATAAGGTCAATATTTCGGATACACTGGAACGCTATATCATCGAACTTGTGTTTGCCACCCGCCGTCCCCTGGACTATAGCCTGCGCGACGAAGCCCGCTACATTCAGTTTGGTGTTTCGCCCCGTGCCACCATCTATCTCAACTTAGCTGCCAAAGCACTGGCCTACCTTGAAGGCCGCGACTACGTACTGCCCGAAGACATCAAGGAGCTGGCTCCCGACATCATGAACCACCGCATTCTGCTCAACTATGAAGCCGAAGCCGATGGTGTACGCACGAGCACTATCATTGATTCTATTTTGAGGAAAGTAGCGATAGGAGGGTAA